From one Ignavibacteria bacterium genomic stretch:
- a CDS encoding alpha/beta hydrolase fold domain-containing protein, whose protein sequence is MRTIVIAALTCLTILSCENNVVNSDPPHIELSFTTPPISVPDGTRYAAGISYNNHPNANFDIFLPKSAQPTALVVFIHGGGFVGGDKSSVYQDGSDNIQAFLQDTIAFATINYRFRTSNPDSGIIVSLNDIKRCIQYIRYYATSFNIDKERIACYGGSAGGGASIYLAFHPDMADKSNPDPVLRESTRIAAAGHLTSQASYDPIVMLDFFTKAGIDVLAIPGFKESIAADYGLTTFDEFYTDPKTLALRNELDMLGWMSPDDPEFFVSNGNPNTAPTERRAVIHHPLHAKTLDDKATSIGLAHVTNIPSMNIYAANNETLSKFMIRKLTSR, encoded by the coding sequence ATGAGAACCATTGTTATTGCCGCACTGACTTGTTTGACCATATTGAGTTGTGAAAACAACGTAGTTAACAGCGACCCGCCCCACATTGAATTATCGTTTACAACACCTCCGATTTCGGTTCCGGACGGTACCCGGTATGCCGCCGGCATATCATACAACAATCATCCGAACGCTAACTTCGATATATTCCTCCCCAAGTCTGCACAGCCAACGGCACTGGTGGTGTTTATTCACGGGGGCGGATTCGTGGGTGGTGATAAGTCATCGGTATATCAGGACGGCTCTGACAACATACAGGCGTTTTTGCAAGACACTATTGCCTTTGCCACAATTAACTACCGTTTCAGAACAAGTAATCCTGACAGTGGGATCATTGTGAGTTTAAACGACATCAAGCGTTGTATTCAGTATATCCGGTATTACGCAACATCGTTCAATATTGACAAAGAGAGAATTGCCTGCTATGGCGGCTCGGCCGGTGGTGGTGCATCGATTTACCTTGCGTTTCACCCTGACATGGCCGACAAATCAAACCCGGACCCCGTGTTGCGGGAATCAACGAGGATAGCAGCCGCCGGACATCTCACCAGTCAGGCGTCGTACGATCCCATTGTAATGCTGGACTTCTTTACCAAGGCCGGAATTGACGTTTTAGCAATACCCGGTTTTAAAGAGTCAATAGCAGCAGATTACGGTTTAACCACCTTCGATGAATTTTATACTGACCCCAAGACGCTGGCCTTAAGAAATGAACTCGACATGCTGGGGTGGATGAGTCCTGACGATCCCGAGTTTTTTGTCAGCAACGGTAATCCAAACACCGCACCAACAGAGCGCCGAGCTGTTATCCACCACCCTCTTCATGCAAAAACTCTGGATGATAAGGCCACAAGTATTGGACTGGCGCATGTAACCAATATCCCGTCAATGAACATCTACGCCGCCAACAACGAAACCCTAAGTAAGTTTATGATCAGGAAATTAACAAGCAGGTAG